The Sphingorhabdus sp. Alg231-15 genome has a segment encoding these proteins:
- the nuoL gene encoding NADH-quinone oxidoreductase subunit L — translation MTIQLIVFLPLLAAIVAGFGNRMIGNVPAKFVTTAALFASCALSWPVFIDYILLSRAAEVVPVLTWVQSGDLNFEWALRVDALTAVMLVVVTTVSALVHLYSWGYMDEDPDQPRFFAYLSLFTFAMLMLVTADNLVQMFFGWEGVGLASYLLIGFWFKKPSASAAAIKAFVVNRVGDLGFMLGIFGTFLVFGTVSIPEILEAAPAMAGSTITFAGMRLDTMTILCLLLFVGAMGKSAQLGLHTWLPDAMEGPTPVSALIHAATMVTAGVFMVCRLSPMFETSEVALAVVTIVGACTAIFAATVGLVQHDIKRVIAYSTCSQLGYMFFAAGVGAYSAAMFHLFTHAFFKALLFLGAGSVIHAMHHEQDMRYYGGLRKEIPLTFWAMMAGTLAITGVGIVGLGGFAGFYSKDAIIEAAFASGSSTGQFAFAIGVLAALLTSFYSWRLMFLTFWGTPRWIQSEHIQHSVHKTPETTDDSTGGYHPHESPISMLIPLGVLGLGAIAAGFLFHNQFIDATEGFRFWAGSLAFDRHLMHEIHEVPLWVKLASTVAMLIGLTTAFLMYFRGTDRPARLAATFQPVYNFFFNKWYFDELYDLIFVRPAFWFGRLFWKAGDEGTIDRFGPNGVAAVVASGAGVAKRFQTGYLYSYALVMLLGLAAAVTWLIVRGAN, via the coding sequence TTGACGATCCAGCTTATCGTTTTCCTGCCCTTGCTGGCAGCTATAGTCGCAGGTTTTGGCAATCGCATGATTGGCAATGTGCCGGCGAAATTTGTCACGACCGCCGCTCTGTTCGCGTCCTGCGCGCTCAGTTGGCCGGTGTTTATCGACTATATCCTGTTGTCCCGCGCGGCCGAAGTGGTTCCGGTTCTGACATGGGTGCAGTCGGGCGATCTCAATTTTGAATGGGCATTGCGGGTCGATGCGCTGACCGCCGTCATGCTGGTTGTTGTGACGACGGTATCGGCTCTCGTCCATCTCTATAGCTGGGGCTATATGGATGAAGACCCCGACCAGCCACGCTTTTTCGCCTATTTGTCTCTCTTTACCTTCGCCATGTTGATGCTGGTGACGGCTGATAATCTGGTTCAGATGTTCTTTGGCTGGGAAGGGGTTGGCCTTGCGTCCTACCTTCTGATCGGCTTCTGGTTCAAGAAACCGTCGGCCAGTGCCGCCGCGATCAAAGCCTTTGTCGTCAACCGCGTTGGTGACCTCGGCTTCATGCTCGGTATCTTCGGAACCTTCCTGGTTTTTGGAACGGTATCCATTCCCGAAATCCTGGAAGCGGCTCCGGCAATGGCAGGCTCAACGATCACCTTTGCCGGTATGCGGTTGGATACCATGACAATCCTCTGTCTGCTGTTGTTCGTCGGTGCGATGGGCAAATCTGCACAATTGGGACTCCATACCTGGCTGCCTGACGCGATGGAGGGGCCGACACCTGTTTCGGCGCTGATCCACGCGGCAACGATGGTGACCGCAGGTGTGTTCATGGTCTGCCGCCTGTCACCGATGTTCGAAACCAGCGAAGTTGCATTGGCGGTGGTCACTATAGTCGGCGCCTGTACAGCGATTTTTGCTGCGACGGTCGGTCTTGTCCAACATGATATCAAGCGCGTCATCGCCTATTCGACCTGTTCTCAGCTTGGTTATATGTTCTTTGCTGCCGGTGTTGGTGCCTATAGCGCTGCGATGTTCCATCTGTTCACTCACGCCTTCTTCAAGGCGCTGCTGTTCCTTGGCGCCGGATCGGTGATCCACGCGATGCATCACGAACAGGATATGCGCTATTATGGTGGACTGCGGAAAGAAATCCCGTTGACCTTCTGGGCTATGATGGCAGGTACGCTGGCGATTACAGGCGTTGGTATTGTTGGTCTCGGCGGCTTTGCAGGTTTCTATTCGAAAGACGCGATTATCGAGGCGGCTTTTGCAAGCGGCTCAAGCACCGGCCAGTTCGCATTTGCCATTGGTGTGCTAGCGGCCTTGCTGACAAGCTTCTACAGCTGGCGCCTGATGTTCCTGACTTTCTGGGGCACGCCGCGCTGGATCCAGTCCGAGCATATTCAGCATAGCGTTCACAAGACACCTGAAACGACTGATGATTCAACCGGCGGTTATCATCCGCATGAAAGTCCGATCTCTATGTTGATACCATTGGGTGTGCTCGGCCTTGGTGCGATTGCGGCAGGCTTTTTGTTCCACAACCAGTTTATCGACGCGACCGAAGGCTTCCGCTTCTGGGCCGGAAGCTTAGCGTTTGATCGCCATCTGATGCACGAAATTCATGAAGTGCCGTTGTGGGTAAAGCTGGCCTCTACGGTTGCCATGCTCATTGGTCTGACCACAGCATTTCTGATGTACTTCCGCGGCACCGATCGCCCGGCACGTCTCGCTGCAACCTTCCAGCCGGTCTATAATTTCTTCTTCAACAAATGGTATTTTGACGAGCTTTATGACCTGATCTTTGTTCGCCCGGCCTTCTGGTTTGGACGGCTGTTCTGGAAAGCCGGTGACGAAGGCACAATTGATCGCTTTGGTCCCAATGGTGTCGCTGCTGTTGTTGCAAGCGGTGCAGGGGTCGCGAAGAGATTCCAGACCGGCTATCTCTATAGCTACGCGCTGGTCATGCTGCTGGGATTGGCGGCCGCGGTGACGTGGCTTATTGTGCGGGGGGCAAATTGA
- a CDS encoding NADH-quinone oxidoreductase subunit NuoE, whose amino-acid sequence MAEAPNIPDELEVRAKWGDFKFTPAIEKLAKWQIAKYPEGRQKSAVMALLDLAQRQVGADTETQGWLPVPVIEYVAAYLDMPYMRAYEVATFYTMYNLAPVGRFHVQVCGTTPCMLRGSDDVMAACKNKGMAKGKTTPDGLFTLTEVECMGNCSNAPMVQINDDNYEDLDYDIMTRILEDLADGKEISVGSQIGRKTSEPKGGPVVLKEMVKANHDYRKEW is encoded by the coding sequence ATGGCTGAAGCTCCAAATATACCTGATGAACTTGAAGTCCGCGCCAAATGGGGCGATTTCAAATTCACACCAGCAATTGAAAAACTCGCCAAATGGCAGATTGCGAAATATCCGGAAGGTCGCCAGAAATCGGCGGTTATGGCCTTGCTGGACCTCGCCCAGCGCCAAGTCGGCGCGGATACCGAGACACAGGGCTGGTTGCCGGTTCCAGTGATTGAATATGTCGCGGCCTATTTGGACATGCCCTATATGCGGGCTTATGAAGTTGCGACCTTCTACACCATGTACAATCTTGCGCCGGTTGGTCGTTTCCACGTGCAGGTTTGCGGAACAACGCCGTGTATGCTGCGCGGAAGCGATGACGTTATGGCGGCCTGCAAGAATAAAGGCATGGCCAAGGGCAAGACCACACCGGATGGCCTGTTCACGCTGACCGAAGTCGAGTGCATGGGCAATTGCTCCAACGCACCGATGGTCCAGATTAATGACGATAATTACGAAGATCTCGATTACGACATCATGACGCGTATTCTGGAAGATCTCGCTGACGGCAAAGAGATTTCTGTCGGTTCGCAAATTGGACGCAAGACCAGCGAACCCAAAGGCGGACCGGTTGTGTTGAAAGAGATGGTGAAGGCCAATCATGACTATCGGAAGGAGTGGTAA
- a CDS encoding NADH-quinone oxidoreductase subunit C → MANGAPTMSSNEGVAATLAKSLGAAVLDTVEANDEISFTVDRKKLPAVMEKLRSEHEYQQLVEIAGVDYPDRSERFEVCYHLLSLTKNHRIRVKVTTDEDMPVPTVTHIWEVAGWLEREVFDLYGVLFDGNADLRRILTDYGFQGHPFRKDFPLTGYVEMRYSEEAKRVVYEPVKLAQDFRSFDFMSPWEGADYILPGDEKSDEKSEDGDDKGAKK, encoded by the coding sequence ATGGCAAACGGGGCTCCAACCATGTCCAGCAACGAAGGCGTTGCTGCCACTCTTGCCAAATCCTTGGGCGCGGCTGTCCTCGATACGGTCGAGGCCAATGATGAGATCAGCTTCACCGTTGATCGCAAGAAATTGCCCGCTGTGATGGAAAAGTTGCGGAGCGAGCATGAATATCAGCAACTGGTTGAGATTGCCGGTGTTGACTATCCGGATCGGTCCGAGCGGTTCGAGGTCTGCTATCACCTGCTCAGCCTGACCAAAAATCATCGCATTCGTGTAAAGGTGACAACCGACGAAGACATGCCAGTGCCCACCGTGACCCATATTTGGGAAGTGGCGGGCTGGCTTGAACGCGAGGTTTTCGATCTTTACGGTGTATTGTTCGACGGCAATGCGGATCTCCGGCGCATCCTGACCGACTATGGTTTTCAGGGCCATCCGTTCCGCAAGGATTTCCCGCTCACGGGCTATGTTGAAATGCGCTATTCCGAGGAAGCCAAGCGCGTGGTCTACGAACCGGTTAAACTGGCGCAGGATTTCCGCAGCTTCGACTTCATGTCCCCCTGGGAAGGCGCGGACTATATCCTGCCCGGTGACGAAAAAAGCGATGAAAAGTCGGAAGATGGTGATGATAAGGGAGCCAAGAAATAA
- a CDS encoding NADH-quinone oxidoreductase subunit J, whose translation MQIFAFYLFASIVIASGAFCIFARNPVHSVLWLILAFFNAAGLMLLVGAEFIAALLVIVYVGAVAVLFLFVVMMLDIDFAELRAGFMKNLPLGLLLALVLLAEIIFGIGAWSAGGMGEATAVVGPPAGGPSNIEALGTLLYTKYVFLFEAAGLVLLVAMVGAIVLTNRKRGGVRIQSIQEQVRRRPEDATRNEQPEVGKGVEL comes from the coding sequence ATGCAAATATTCGCTTTCTATCTATTCGCATCGATCGTGATCGCCAGTGGTGCGTTTTGCATCTTTGCGCGCAATCCCGTGCACAGTGTTTTGTGGCTGATTTTGGCGTTTTTCAATGCCGCGGGCTTGATGTTGCTGGTCGGCGCAGAGTTTATCGCGGCCTTGCTGGTCATTGTCTATGTCGGCGCGGTCGCAGTTCTCTTCCTGTTCGTCGTGATGATGCTCGATATCGACTTTGCCGAATTACGGGCCGGCTTCATGAAAAACCTACCACTGGGTCTGTTGCTTGCGCTTGTATTGCTGGCCGAAATCATCTTCGGCATCGGCGCATGGAGTGCGGGCGGTATGGGCGAAGCAACTGCCGTAGTTGGGCCACCGGCAGGCGGACCTTCCAATATCGAAGCACTCGGCACTTTGCTCTACACCAAATATGTCTTTCTATTCGAAGCTGCTGGCCTTGTTCTGCTGGTCGCCATGGTCGGCGCGATTGTTCTGACCAACCGCAAGCGCGGGGGCGTCCGGATCCAGTCTATCCAGGAACAGGTGAGAAGGCGTCCTGAAGACGCGACACGCAATGAACAGCCTGAAGTCGGCAAGGGGGTCGAACTATGA
- the nuoI gene encoding NADH-quinone oxidoreductase subunit NuoI, whose protein sequence is MSIAQTIKAFTLWEILKAHALTLKYFFKKKKTINYPYEKNPISPRFRGEHVLRRYPNGEERCIACKLCEAVCPAQAITIEAEPREDGSRRTTRYDIDMTKCIYCGFCQEACPVDAVVEGPNFEYSTETREELIYDKAKLLENGDKWERAIASNLAADAPYR, encoded by the coding sequence ATGAGCATCGCACAAACCATAAAGGCCTTCACGCTTTGGGAAATATTGAAAGCGCATGCTTTGACGCTGAAATATTTCTTCAAAAAGAAAAAGACGATCAACTATCCCTATGAGAAGAACCCGATTTCACCGCGGTTCCGTGGGGAGCATGTGTTGCGCCGTTATCCCAATGGCGAAGAACGTTGCATTGCGTGCAAGCTTTGCGAAGCGGTTTGTCCGGCGCAGGCAATTACGATTGAAGCGGAGCCGCGCGAAGATGGCAGTCGCCGGACAACGCGCTATGACATCGATATGACCAAATGCATTTACTGCGGTTTCTGTCAGGAAGCCTGTCCAGTCGATGCCGTGGTCGAAGGGCCGAATTTCGAATATTCGACCGAGACACGCGAAGAACTCATTTACGACAAGGCAAAATTGCTTGAAAATGGTGACAAATGGGAGCGAGCCATCGCGTCCAACCTTGCCGCCGATGCGCCCTATCGTTAA
- the nuoG gene encoding NADH-quinone oxidoreductase subunit NuoG, translating into MPKVTVDGVELEVPQGATVLQAAELAGKEIPRFCYHERLSIAGNCRMCLVEVKPGPPKPQASCALPAADGQEIRTDSEMVKKAREGVMEFLLINHPLDCPICDQGGECDLQDQAMAYGKGGSRYDENKRAVTEKYMGPVVKTIMTRCIHCTRCVRFAEEVAGVEEIGAIGRGEGMEITSYLEGAVHSELSGNVVDLCPVGALTSKPYAFEARPWELTKTMGIDVMDGVGTNIRIDSRGREVLRSLPRVNDDVNEEWATDKTRHAIDGLMKRRLDQPYIRQDGKLVPASWNAAFEAIAAVKAGSSVAAIAGDLVDCETMYATKRLLKSMRSEMLEGRQTGLSYDVSNLAAVNFNTTIAGIEEADVIVLVSTNPRWEASLVNTRIRKAVRKGGAKVFGIGPEADQTYPVEWLGDDMGLLAKLPKAAADALKNAEKPALILGGGALSVEGAHGAALQLAAKYKLVRANEDGSSWNGFNVLHIGASRTGGLMLGYAYDGGIKAIAAKKPKLLFSLGADEMDYVPFDKSFKVYIGHHGDAGAHAADVILPAAAYTEKNGTYVNLEGRVQRSNKAIFAPGDAREDWSILRALSDVMGKTLPFDSFEELCGKMYKDHPAMADEGLVSFDWAPPSGLPDKPKGQGVHPIKDFYLTNSIARASATMQRCSAELLHGEDMLEAAE; encoded by the coding sequence ATGCCTAAAGTTACCGTAGATGGCGTAGAGCTTGAAGTTCCACAGGGCGCAACCGTGCTGCAGGCCGCTGAGCTTGCCGGTAAGGAAATCCCGCGTTTCTGTTATCATGAACGTCTGAGCATTGCGGGCAATTGCCGCATGTGTCTGGTCGAAGTAAAGCCGGGACCGCCGAAGCCGCAGGCGAGCTGTGCGCTACCCGCCGCTGACGGTCAGGAAATCCGCACCGACAGCGAAATGGTCAAAAAGGCGCGTGAAGGGGTGATGGAATTTCTCCTTATCAACCATCCGCTGGATTGTCCGATTTGCGATCAGGGCGGTGAATGTGACCTGCAGGATCAGGCCATGGCCTATGGCAAAGGCGGATCGCGCTATGACGAGAACAAGCGCGCCGTAACCGAAAAATATATGGGACCTGTGGTCAAGACGATCATGACCCGGTGTATCCATTGCACGCGTTGTGTTCGCTTCGCCGAAGAAGTGGCTGGCGTCGAAGAAATCGGTGCAATTGGGCGCGGTGAAGGGATGGAGATTACCTCTTATCTCGAAGGCGCGGTGCACAGTGAGTTGAGCGGCAATGTTGTCGACCTTTGTCCCGTCGGTGCATTGACCAGCAAGCCTTATGCATTTGAAGCGCGCCCCTGGGAGCTGACCAAGACCATGGGCATTGATGTCATGGACGGCGTTGGCACCAATATACGCATCGATAGCCGCGGCCGCGAAGTGCTACGCTCTCTGCCGCGGGTCAATGACGATGTGAATGAGGAATGGGCGACCGACAAGACTCGCCATGCGATTGACGGCCTGATGAAGCGCCGTCTAGACCAGCCCTATATCCGGCAAGATGGCAAATTGGTTCCTGCGAGTTGGAACGCAGCGTTTGAAGCCATTGCGGCGGTCAAGGCAGGCAGTTCGGTAGCGGCCATTGCCGGTGATCTGGTGGATTGTGAAACCATGTACGCGACCAAGCGGCTGCTCAAATCCATGCGGTCTGAAATGCTGGAAGGGCGTCAGACCGGCTTGTCCTATGACGTGTCAAATCTCGCTGCGGTGAACTTTAACACGACCATAGCGGGTATCGAGGAAGCCGACGTAATCGTGCTGGTCTCGACCAATCCGCGCTGGGAAGCCTCGCTGGTCAATACGCGTATCCGCAAGGCGGTGCGCAAGGGCGGCGCGAAAGTCTTTGGCATTGGTCCAGAAGCGGATCAAACCTATCCGGTCGAGTGGCTCGGTGATGATATGGGCTTGCTGGCTAAGCTTCCGAAAGCCGCAGCTGATGCCTTGAAAAATGCCGAGAAACCGGCACTTATTCTTGGCGGCGGGGCATTGAGTGTTGAGGGCGCGCATGGCGCGGCTTTGCAACTTGCTGCAAAATATAAGTTGGTCCGTGCCAATGAAGATGGAAGCAGTTGGAATGGTTTCAATGTCCTGCATATAGGCGCTTCCCGCACAGGCGGTTTGATGCTGGGCTATGCGTATGACGGCGGCATCAAGGCCATTGCTGCGAAGAAACCAAAACTGCTCTTTTCGCTTGGCGCTGATGAAATGGATTACGTGCCTTTCGACAAAAGCTTCAAGGTCTATATCGGCCATCATGGCGATGCCGGTGCGCATGCGGCGGACGTGATTTTGCCAGCGGCAGCCTATACCGAGAAAAACGGCACCTACGTTAATTTGGAAGGCCGAGTGCAGCGTTCCAACAAGGCGATTTTCGCTCCTGGCGATGCCCGCGAAGACTGGAGCATTTTGCGCGCTCTGTCTGATGTAATGGGCAAGACGCTGCCGTTTGACAGCTTTGAAGAGTTGTGCGGAAAAATGTACAAGGATCATCCGGCAATGGCTGACGAAGGCCTTGTCTCCTTTGACTGGGCACCGCCATCAGGATTGCCGGACAAGCCCAAAGGGCAGGGCGTGCACCCGATCAAGGACTTCTACCTAACCAACAGCATCGCCCGCGCCAGCGCTACGATGCAGCGTTGTTCGGCGGAATTACTGCACGGTGAAGATATGCTGGAGGCGGCAGAATGA
- the nuoF gene encoding NADH-quinone oxidoreductase subunit NuoF, with the protein MAFDFLQDKDRIFTNVYGFQSWDLKAAQKRGDWDNTADIIKRGNDKIINEMKESGLRGRGGAGFPTGLKWSFMPKESPDGRPSFLVINADESEPGSCKDREILRNDPHKLIEGALIAGFAMRARAAYIYIRGEYIMEAKVMEAAVKEAYDAGLIGKNASKSGYDFDVFVHRGAGAYICGEETAMIESLEGKKGQPRLKPPFPAGAGLYGCPTTVNNVESIAVVPTILRRGASWFASFGRENNHGTKLFQVSGHVEKPAVFEEAMSIPFKDMIEKHCGGITGGWDNLLAVIPGGSSVPLVPAEQIMDAPMDFDGLSALKSGLGTAAVIVMDKSTDIVRAISRLSYFYKHESCGQCTPCREGTGWMWRVMERLRDGDATIEEIDTLHEVTKQVEGHTICALGDAAAWPIQGLIRHFRPELERRIRENSGAEPVMEAAE; encoded by the coding sequence ATGGCTTTTGACTTTCTCCAGGACAAAGACCGTATCTTTACCAATGTCTATGGCTTTCAGTCATGGGACCTGAAGGCTGCTCAAAAGCGTGGTGACTGGGACAATACCGCCGATATTATCAAGCGCGGTAATGACAAGATTATCAACGAGATGAAGGAAAGCGGCCTGCGTGGTCGTGGCGGCGCCGGTTTTCCCACCGGCCTGAAATGGTCCTTCATGCCGAAAGAGTCGCCCGATGGGCGTCCGAGCTTTCTGGTCATCAATGCCGATGAATCCGAACCCGGCAGCTGCAAAGACCGCGAAATCCTGCGCAATGATCCGCACAAGCTGATCGAAGGCGCGCTGATTGCCGGTTTCGCGATGCGTGCGCGGGCGGCCTATATTTACATTCGCGGCGAATATATCATGGAAGCCAAAGTCATGGAGGCGGCCGTCAAGGAAGCCTATGACGCTGGTCTAATCGGCAAAAATGCTTCCAAATCCGGCTATGATTTCGATGTCTTCGTTCACCGCGGCGCGGGCGCTTATATTTGCGGCGAAGAAACCGCGATGATCGAAAGTCTCGAAGGCAAAAAAGGCCAGCCGCGTCTGAAGCCACCATTTCCTGCTGGTGCTGGCCTCTATGGTTGTCCGACAACGGTCAATAATGTGGAATCCATTGCTGTGGTGCCAACGATCCTTCGACGCGGGGCCAGTTGGTTCGCGAGCTTCGGGCGGGAGAATAACCACGGCACGAAACTGTTTCAGGTTTCAGGCCATGTTGAAAAACCGGCTGTATTCGAAGAAGCTATGTCGATCCCGTTCAAGGACATGATCGAAAAACATTGCGGCGGGATTACCGGCGGGTGGGATAATCTGCTCGCAGTTATTCCGGGCGGTTCTTCTGTTCCGCTGGTGCCTGCCGAGCAGATCATGGATGCTCCAATGGACTTTGACGGTTTGAGCGCGCTCAAATCCGGCCTTGGTACAGCAGCCGTGATCGTGATGGACAAGAGCACTGATATTGTACGGGCAATTTCACGGCTCAGCTATTTCTATAAACATGAAAGCTGCGGTCAATGCACGCCGTGCCGTGAGGGCACTGGCTGGATGTGGCGCGTTATGGAACGGCTGCGCGACGGTGATGCGACGATTGAAGAAATCGATACGCTGCATGAAGTTACCAAACAGGTCGAAGGCCATACGATATGCGCGCTCGGCGATGCAGCGGCTTGGCCTATCCAGGGCCTCATCCGCCATTTCCGGCCAGAGCTGGAGCGGCGTATTCGTGAAAATTCCGGTGCAGAACCGGTTATGGAGGCGGCGGAGTGA
- the nuoH gene encoding NADH-quinone oxidoreductase subunit NuoH, translated as MTEYLQSTFLGPEIGWLVATLALILLIALPLLLAVAMIIYVDRKIIAAVALRRGPNVVGPFGLLQSFADGLKVFLQETIIPSGANKGLFLLAPIITFTVALLAWAVIPFSEEMVLANINIGVLYILAISSLGVYGVVISGWASNSKYPFFSAMRAAAQMISYEVSIGFILISVVLFAGTFNLNDIIKAQEGHIFGTISAYGLNPLLFPMAVMFLISSMAETARAPFDLTEAESELVAGYQTEYSSMSFALFWLGEYANILLMCALNVILFWGGWLPPVDWEPLYAVPGIIWLFLKMFLIFFIFSWAWATVPRYRYDQLMRLGWKIFLPISIFWVVLVSGYLMVTRYG; from the coding sequence ATGACCGAATATCTCCAATCCACTTTCTTGGGCCCTGAGATTGGCTGGTTGGTCGCCACTCTGGCGTTAATCCTGCTTATCGCTTTGCCGCTGTTGCTGGCCGTGGCGATGATCATCTATGTGGATCGCAAGATTATTGCGGCCGTGGCGCTGCGTCGTGGTCCCAATGTCGTCGGGCCGTTCGGTTTGTTACAGAGTTTTGCCGATGGTTTGAAGGTATTCCTTCAGGAAACGATCATTCCATCCGGCGCCAATAAGGGGCTGTTCCTGCTGGCGCCGATCATTACCTTTACCGTGGCCTTGCTGGCGTGGGCCGTTATTCCGTTTAGCGAGGAAATGGTTCTCGCGAACATTAATATCGGTGTGCTTTACATCCTCGCGATCAGCTCGCTGGGTGTCTATGGCGTAGTGATTTCTGGTTGGGCAAGTAACTCCAAATACCCGTTTTTCTCCGCTATGCGTGCCGCCGCGCAAATGATTTCTTATGAAGTTTCCATCGGCTTCATTCTGATTTCAGTGGTTCTTTTCGCAGGTACATTCAATCTGAATGATATTATCAAGGCCCAGGAAGGCCATATTTTCGGGACCATAAGCGCTTATGGTCTGAACCCATTGCTTTTCCCGATGGCCGTGATGTTTCTCATCAGTTCGATGGCGGAAACGGCACGTGCCCCGTTCGATCTGACCGAAGCCGAGAGTGAGTTGGTTGCAGGCTATCAGACCGAATATTCGTCCATGTCCTTCGCGCTGTTCTGGCTCGGGGAATATGCCAATATCCTGCTCATGTGTGCACTCAACGTCATCCTGTTCTGGGGTGGATGGTTGCCGCCGGTTGATTGGGAACCGCTTTATGCAGTGCCCGGCATCATCTGGTTGTTCCTGAAGATGTTCCTCATCTTCTTCATCTTCAGCTGGGCCTGGGCCACCGTCCCGCGTTATCGCTATGACCAGCTGATGCGCCTGGGCTGGAAAATCTTCCTGCCGATCAGCATTTTCTGGGTCGTCCTGGTTAGTGGTTATCTCATGGTCACGAGGTACGGGTGA
- the nuoK gene encoding NADH-quinone oxidoreductase subunit NuoK produces MIGIEHYLVVSSILFVMGMLGIFLNRKNIIIILMAIELILLSVNLNLVAFSAFLGDMTGQIFAMFVLTVAAGEAAIGLAILVIYFRQRGTIAVDDVNRMKG; encoded by the coding sequence ATGATCGGCATTGAACATTATCTGGTGGTCAGTTCCATCCTGTTTGTGATGGGCATGTTGGGCATTTTCCTGAATCGCAAGAATATCATCATCATCCTGATGGCGATTGAGTTGATTTTGCTCTCGGTTAACTTGAACCTGGTCGCGTTCAGCGCATTTCTGGGTGACATGACCGGGCAGATATTTGCGATGTTCGTGCTGACCGTTGCTGCGGGTGAAGCAGCCATTGGACTTGCGATATTGGTTATTTATTTCCGTCAGCGCGGCACAATTGCCGTCGATGATGTCAATCGGATGAAGGGTTAG
- a CDS encoding NADH-quinone oxidoreductase subunit D, with protein sequence MADYLDEMDGIADAADPTVGDLEIQNYTINFGPQHPAAHGVLRLVMELDGEIVERLDPHVGLLHRGTEKLIEHKTYLQALPYFDRLDYCSPLAMEHSYVLAIEKLLDLEVPLRGQYLRVLFAELTRICNHMLNIGAHVMDVGAMTPNIWVFEIREQCLAFFERASGARMHSAWFRPGGVHQDVPLKLLTDMADWLDEFPSFFEDAMSLVIDNRIFKQRNVDIATVSKEDAVRWGFSGPMIRGSGIAWDLRKSQPYDVYDRMEFDVPVGTRGDCYDRFMVRVEEVRQSVRIMRQCLNEMPDGPVASTDRKVVPPKRGEMKQSMEALIHHFKLYTEGFHVPAGEVYVATESPKGEFGVYLVSDGSNKPYRCKIRPTAFSHLQAMDFMSKGHMLADATAILGAMDIVFGECDR encoded by the coding sequence ATGGCTGATTATCTCGACGAAATGGATGGAATTGCAGACGCGGCCGATCCTACGGTTGGTGATCTGGAGATCCAGAATTACACGATCAACTTCGGTCCTCAGCATCCTGCGGCACACGGCGTTTTGCGGTTGGTGATGGAGCTGGACGGAGAGATTGTCGAACGGCTTGATCCCCATGTTGGCTTGCTCCACCGCGGCACCGAAAAGCTGATTGAACATAAAACCTATTTACAGGCTTTGCCCTATTTTGACCGGCTGGATTATTGTTCGCCGCTTGCGATGGAGCATAGCTATGTTCTGGCAATTGAAAAACTGCTCGACCTCGAAGTGCCTTTGCGCGGTCAATATCTGCGGGTGTTGTTCGCGGAACTGACCCGGATATGCAACCACATGCTCAACATTGGCGCCCACGTCATGGATGTCGGCGCGATGACGCCGAACATTTGGGTATTCGAGATTCGCGAGCAATGTCTGGCCTTCTTTGAACGCGCCAGCGGCGCACGGATGCACAGTGCCTGGTTCCGGCCCGGCGGCGTGCATCAGGATGTACCACTAAAACTGCTCACCGACATGGCGGATTGGCTGGACGAATTTCCATCCTTTTTCGAAGATGCAATGAGCCTTGTCATCGACAACCGCATTTTCAAACAGCGCAATGTTGATATTGCAACCGTTTCCAAGGAAGATGCTGTGCGTTGGGGCTTTTCCGGCCCGATGATCCGCGGCAGCGGCATTGCCTGGGACCTCCGCAAGTCACAGCCTTATGATGTCTATGACCGCATGGAATTTGACGTGCCCGTCGGTACGCGCGGCGATTGTTATGATCGTTTCATGGTCCGGGTTGAAGAAGTGCGCCAGTCCGTACGGATCATGCGCCAATGCCTGAATGAAATGCCGGACGGCCCAGTTGCCAGTACTGACCGTAAAGTCGTCCCGCCCAAACGCGGCGAGATGAAACAGTCGATGGAAGCGCTGATCCATCACTTCAAGCTCTACACCGAAGGCTTCCACGTGCCCGCTGGCGAAGTCTATGTCGCCACCGAAAGTCCCAAAGGCGAATTTGGCGTTTATCTCGTCAGCGATGGCAGCAACAAGCCTTATCGCTGCAAGATCCGCCCGACCGCTTTCTCGCATTTACAGGCGATGGATTTCATGTCCAAAGGCCATATGCTCGCAGATGCCACCGCCATATTGGGCGCGATGGATATTGTATTCGGGGAATGTGACCGGTGA